The following are from one region of the Rhizobium favelukesii genome:
- a CDS encoding reverse transcriptase domain-containing protein produces the protein MPTLLSEAEGNTVHGVNRKPCTDPARSETLCMPGSLSYGSSEISSVSSANGLDGTGKVVDHKPVIDADEKSDTPIVPQKLPNKGDDPAEAMAGRGVIGGNAFETPACRTQSRIKHASMGIEGVREAAKRDPKMRFTALMHHITPTLLVKSFHALRKQAASGVDGVTWYDYEKNLEGRVYELHREIQSGAYRAQPSRRVYIPKNDGRLRPLGIAALEEKVVQMAVTTVLNAIDEQDFLGFSYGFRQGRGQHDALDALWVGIDKRKINWILDADIRSFYDEIDHEWMLRFLSHRVGDCRLIRLIYKWLKAGTIEDGRRVASTRGTPQGSVITPRTQKVISAVRPECAI, from the coding sequence ATGCCGACGCTGTTAAGCGAAGCGGAAGGCAACACGGTGCATGGCGTCAATCGCAAGCCATGCACCGATCCCGCGCGGTCGGAGACCCTGTGCATGCCGGGAAGTCTTTCATACGGAAGCAGCGAGATCTCATCAGTGTCCAGTGCGAATGGACTGGACGGGACTGGGAAGGTCGTTGACCATAAGCCAGTCATCGACGCTGATGAGAAGTCGGATACGCCCATAGTACCGCAGAAGTTGCCGAACAAGGGAGATGATCCTGCGGAGGCAATGGCGGGAAGGGGTGTAATCGGAGGGAATGCCTTCGAAACTCCAGCGTGCCGGACACAGAGCCGGATAAAACACGCTTCGATGGGGATCGAAGGTGTACGGGAAGCCGCCAAGCGGGACCCGAAGATGCGTTTCACGGCGCTGATGCACCACATCACTCCGACGCTTTTGGTGAAGAGCTTCCATGCGCTTCGCAAGCAAGCGGCGAGCGGTGTGGATGGCGTGACGTGGTACGACTATGAGAAGAACCTCGAAGGACGCGTGTACGAACTGCACCGGGAGATTCAATCCGGTGCATATCGTGCACAACCGTCCCGACGGGTCTACATTCCGAAGAATGACGGAAGACTCCGTCCTCTCGGCATTGCAGCGCTGGAAGAAAAAGTCGTGCAGATGGCCGTCACCACGGTTCTAAACGCGATCGATGAGCAAGACTTCCTGGGCTTCTCATACGGGTTCCGACAAGGAAGGGGGCAGCATGACGCGCTGGACGCCTTGTGGGTTGGGATCGACAAACGGAAGATCAACTGGATACTGGATGCAGACATTCGCTCGTTTTACGATGAGATCGATCACGAGTGGATGCTTCGTTTCCTGTCGCATCGAGTTGGTGACTGCCGGCTGATACGTCTGATCTACAAATGGTTGAAAGCGGGCACGATTGAGGATGGCCGCC